Genomic window (Thomasclavelia spiroformis DSM 1552):
TATATTGCAATATATACGTCCATCTTGTAAATAAGAAACAGTTTCAACTTCAAATCCCATTTCACTGATAAATCTTCTAACATATCCTTCAATATATTCTTGAACCATAGCTATAGTGTAGCATTCTATTTCCGCTCTTTTAGTGAAAAAAGTTTTTGTTTCACTTATTACTTCATAATTTAATTCATCAACAGTTACATTTAATTCTTGACAAGCCAAATTAACAGCATCCTGTACAGTTTTTGCTGTAAATCTTCTAAACATTTATTTCACCTTGCTTCCCTTATAAAAGCTAATACATTATTTATTAACTTCTTTTTTTACTTTTTCAATATGGAAGAATTGAATATATACAGTTCTTACAATACCGATAATATTAGTAGTTATCCAATATAAGGACATTGCTGCTGGCATTGTAGCTGCTAAATAAACAATAAACAATGTCATTACATTATTCATTGTATTCATTGTTTGCATTTGTTGACTCGGACGATATCTTGGCGAACGTTTAGCCATTATTTGTGATATCTGCACTGCAAAATATTGAGTCACTGCTACTAGTAATAATAATACAATATATTCAATACTAAATTCCATTATATGACTAATTGGTTTTTCACCTAAATTAATTCCAAATAATGATGTTTTATACAAAATATCAATTCTTTGAACTGCCTGCCACATTGCAATCATAATTGGTAATGTTAAGAAAGTTGCAAATGAGCCAAACATGCTTACATTATGTTTTTTGTATAAATTTTGAATTTCAGCATTTTGTC
Coding sequences:
- a CDS encoding YidC/Oxa1 family membrane protein insertase yields the protein MVLDNKTKKILKVFCLVFFIAILTGCTANLDKNGNLIDSRAITMSTPWSLSAGWFDFLFVIPIAKGILFINQYVGNVAIGVIGVTIVVNLITLPIMVKSTVSTQKIQLLQPEMEKIQNKYRGRKDQASQMRQNAEIQNLYKKHNVSMFGSFATFLTLPIMIAMWQAVQRIDILYKTSLFGINLGEKPISHIMEFSIEYIVLLLLVAVTQYFAVQISQIMAKRSPRYRPSQQMQTMNTMNNVMTLFIVYLAATMPAAMSLYWITTNIIGIVRTVYIQFFHIEKVKKEVNK